The following nucleotide sequence is from Peptostreptococcaceae bacterium.
TTCTGTGCAGAGGTTTCAGGGAATACTCAAGAAGAAGGGCGTTTTCGAAGAACTCAAAAAAGTGGGCGCAGGCGATGGCTCAATAATAAAAATAGAGGGATACGAATTTGATTACATTGAATAAAGGAGGTGTTTTTAATGACGGGAAAACAAAGAGGCTATCTTAAGGCATTGGCTAACGGCCTTGGTGTAAAGATGCAAATAGGAAAAGATGGAATCACTGAAGCCGTGTTGGTTCAATTGGGTGAAATCCTTGAGTCCAAAGAGCTCGTAAAGGTGCATGTCCTTGAAAATTGTTCCTTGACAGCCAAGGAAGCTGCTAACGAAGCGGCCGACAGTCTTAAAGCGGAGTTTGTACAGTCTATTGGAAGAAAATTTGTTATATATAGAGAATCAAAGGATAATAAGACTATAGAATTGCCGTAGATTTTTTTAGGGAAAATGGATCTTTTGCGGAGGATAAAATGTTTAAAAATCAATTGGTTCTTGAGGATGATAAAAGATACAAGATAGGTATTATGGGAGGGACTTTCGATCCCATCCATTATGGACACCTTGTAATAGCCGAGCAGATAAGGCGAAATTATAATCTTGACAAGGTCATTTTCATTCCAGTGGGAATACCGCCACACAAGAGGGAGATGAAAATCACAAAAGGTGAGCATCGTTACCTTATGATTCTTCTTGCAACCATGACAAATCCGTATTTGGATGTTTCGCGTATAGAAATAGACAAGAAGGATGTTTCCTATACCATAGAGACCATGAGGGAACTCAATAAAAAATATTCGGACAAGAAAGTAGAGTTCTATTTCATTATAGGAGCGGATGCGATAAGCACGATTGAAACATGGGAGGAATCGGCTGAATTGCTAACGATGTGCAAATTCATTGCCGCTACGCGGCCCGGTGTAACGAACAGCAATATGTTGGCAATGATTGAGTATTACAAAGAAAATTATAGTGCTGAAATACAGACAATGGTAGTTTCGGCGGTCGATATTTCATCTACAGACATAAGAAATAGAATAGCAGGCAACAGACCGATAAAGTA
It contains:
- a CDS encoding YhbY family RNA-binding protein, with translation MTGKQRGYLKALANGLGVKMQIGKDGITEAVLVQLGEILESKELVKVHVLENCSLTAKEAANEAADSLKAEFVQSIGRKFVIYRESKDNKTIELP
- a CDS encoding nicotinate-nucleotide adenylyltransferase, which produces MFKNQLVLEDDKRYKIGIMGGTFDPIHYGHLVIAEQIRRNYNLDKVIFIPVGIPPHKREMKITKGEHRYLMILLATMTNPYLDVSRIEIDKKDVSYTIETMRELNKKYSDKKVEFYFIIGADAISTIETWEESAELLTMCKFIAATRPGVTNSNMLAMIEYYKENYSAEIQTMVVSAVDISSTDIRNRIAGNRPIKYLLPEAVEHYILKNELYSEDNCE